In a genomic window of Sediminispirochaeta bajacaliforniensis DSM 16054:
- the mfd gene encoding transcription-repair coupling factor: MITLFLNQLNDLLKAYRAKNELFEQIRSDRFPVVLEGPEGFFLAYLIESFFRERKSTILVVTPTEQEASQLVGDLSLITDKAYAFPWWEKVAYSGNHIHTHVAAERLHYLVQMLKGDHVILVASLRAFLTPVPPPESIKQTLVPITIGGAFDPISLRDRLVSYGYTKVPKVTVRGEFALRGEVLDIFLGGEDEPVRIVFEWEEVEKITRFDADTQKSTEELKRITLYPFHELIWSDERIRMLDANLPPSQQKKAFLEELTAKGGCRDEENFFAASFNPPGTLLNYLDDDAMLLLFQEERLISGAQTLGKEYRELYRKARSEGVPAPKPETILLDYESLSSGHAKKLVIPAIKDAQADGRMRFPVTGPRSFFGNMQYLRSELENLKDSGYRITIFAESDSQAARVRQLVGDEEISIVAAPISSGFSLPELKFMAIQENEIFGRRKRIPASVKRSKTAIIDTFVELNPGDLVVHVNYGIGRFLGIDRITAAGTERDYIKLEYADQEMIFIPIEQVNLVQRYIGQEGQSPRLDKLGGKGWESRKARVRKSVEDLADRLIKLYAKRKEARGFSFPEDTDWQVEFEAEFPYQETVDQLRCIEEVKADMESARPMDRLICGDVGYGKTEVAMRAAFKAVVAGKQVAFLAPTTILAEQHYENFCERFKRYPVKIDMVSRFVPKKKQHQVLSALTEGSVDLLIGTHRILQKDVLFKNLGLIVIDEEQRFGVKDKERLKELRTSVDSLSLSATPIPRTLHMSLLKIRDISLLTTAPNNRRPIETTIQEFDEELVAKAIRREMERGGQVFFLHNRVETLPQVRRFLERLIPEVFVEIAHGQMSSSQLEDIMHRFIHGSFQVLLATTIIENGIDIPNVNTIIIDRADMYGISQLYQLRGRVGRSDRSSYAYLFYPEQRALSEIAMKRLQIISDYTELGSGFKIAMKDMEVRGAGNLLGRQQHGEILSVGFDMYLRILDEAVAEMSRGDGEEISVEVYLELDYSGYIPDSYITDPTEKMEVYKKIAAIQVDEDLQMVVAELHDRFGPIPDEVLSLLAISEIRIFCKRMSIVSLKERRGHVEIEFGRVSKISAQKVVRMIAESKGAVRIDPKRPNILHMDTTAIGLKEKSEFIREKLQALV; encoded by the coding sequence ATGATAACATTATTCCTAAATCAATTAAACGATCTTCTAAAAGCCTATCGTGCGAAAAACGAACTCTTCGAGCAGATCCGTTCCGACCGTTTTCCTGTGGTTCTTGAAGGACCGGAGGGGTTTTTTCTTGCATATCTGATCGAATCGTTTTTCCGTGAGCGAAAGAGCACGATTTTGGTGGTGACTCCCACGGAACAAGAGGCTTCACAGCTTGTAGGGGACCTTTCTCTCATTACAGATAAGGCGTACGCCTTTCCCTGGTGGGAAAAGGTTGCCTACAGCGGTAACCACATTCATACGCATGTGGCAGCAGAGCGCCTCCACTACCTTGTGCAGATGCTGAAAGGGGATCATGTCATCCTTGTAGCAAGTTTGCGCGCCTTTCTCACTCCGGTCCCGCCTCCCGAATCGATTAAGCAGACCCTTGTTCCCATTACCATCGGCGGGGCTTTCGATCCCATTTCCCTGCGGGACCGTCTGGTATCCTACGGCTATACGAAGGTTCCCAAGGTTACGGTTAGAGGGGAGTTTGCCCTCCGTGGTGAGGTGCTTGATATCTTTCTCGGCGGAGAAGATGAGCCCGTCCGCATCGTTTTTGAATGGGAGGAGGTAGAGAAGATTACCCGTTTTGATGCGGATACCCAAAAGTCTACGGAAGAGCTGAAGCGTATAACCTTGTATCCTTTTCATGAATTGATCTGGAGCGATGAGCGTATACGCATGCTTGATGCCAATTTGCCCCCAAGCCAACAGAAAAAAGCCTTTCTTGAGGAGTTGACAGCAAAAGGAGGATGCAGGGATGAGGAGAATTTTTTTGCCGCCAGCTTCAATCCACCGGGGACCCTCCTTAATTACCTTGACGATGACGCCATGTTACTGCTTTTCCAGGAGGAGCGGCTGATTTCAGGGGCCCAGACATTGGGCAAGGAGTATCGGGAGCTTTACAGAAAGGCCCGTTCGGAAGGGGTTCCTGCGCCGAAGCCCGAGACTATCCTTCTCGATTATGAAAGCCTCAGCTCCGGCCATGCAAAGAAGCTTGTTATTCCTGCCATCAAGGATGCCCAGGCCGATGGCCGGATGCGTTTTCCTGTCACAGGCCCCCGCAGTTTTTTTGGAAACATGCAATACCTTCGAAGCGAGCTTGAGAATCTTAAGGATTCCGGCTATCGGATCACCATCTTTGCAGAATCGGACAGTCAGGCCGCAAGGGTCCGCCAGCTTGTCGGAGATGAGGAGATATCCATCGTTGCGGCGCCCATTTCATCGGGTTTTTCCCTTCCCGAGCTTAAATTCATGGCAATTCAGGAGAACGAGATCTTCGGAAGAAGAAAGCGTATCCCTGCATCGGTCAAGCGGTCGAAGACTGCGATTATCGATACCTTTGTCGAGCTCAATCCCGGCGATCTCGTGGTCCATGTGAATTATGGAATCGGACGATTCCTCGGTATCGACAGGATCACCGCCGCCGGTACGGAGAGGGATTATATCAAGCTCGAATATGCCGACCAGGAGATGATTTTTATCCCTATCGAGCAGGTAAACCTCGTTCAGCGCTATATCGGTCAGGAAGGGCAGAGCCCCAGACTCGATAAGCTCGGCGGCAAGGGGTGGGAGAGTCGCAAGGCCCGGGTTAGAAAATCCGTGGAGGACCTTGCCGATCGCCTTATCAAACTTTATGCAAAGCGAAAAGAGGCCCGGGGATTTTCTTTCCCCGAGGATACCGATTGGCAGGTGGAGTTTGAGGCTGAGTTTCCCTATCAAGAGACTGTAGATCAGCTTCGCTGCATCGAAGAGGTTAAGGCCGATATGGAGAGCGCCCGTCCCATGGATCGGCTTATCTGCGGAGATGTAGGTTACGGAAAAACCGAGGTTGCCATGAGGGCCGCCTTCAAGGCCGTTGTCGCAGGAAAGCAGGTTGCATTTCTTGCACCGACGACAATCCTTGCTGAGCAGCATTATGAGAACTTTTGCGAACGGTTTAAGCGATATCCTGTCAAGATTGATATGGTAAGCCGTTTTGTTCCCAAGAAAAAGCAACATCAGGTCCTCTCGGCCCTGACCGAGGGCTCCGTGGACCTTCTTATCGGAACACACAGGATCCTTCAGAAGGATGTTCTGTTTAAAAACCTCGGCCTCATCGTCATAGACGAAGAGCAGCGCTTCGGGGTTAAAGATAAGGAGCGGCTTAAGGAGCTGCGAACATCGGTGGACAGTCTTTCTCTTTCCGCCACTCCTATTCCCAGGACCTTGCACATGTCTTTGTTGAAAATTCGTGATATCTCTCTGCTCACCACCGCCCCGAACAACAGGCGTCCCATTGAGACAACTATTCAGGAATTTGACGAAGAGCTTGTAGCAAAGGCCATTAGAAGGGAGATGGAACGTGGCGGTCAGGTCTTTTTCCTTCATAATCGAGTGGAAACCCTCCCTCAGGTGCGAAGATTTCTTGAACGCCTTATCCCTGAGGTCTTTGTCGAGATCGCCCATGGACAGATGTCCAGCAGCCAGCTGGAGGATATCATGCATCGTTTTATCCATGGCTCCTTTCAGGTGTTGCTTGCCACAACAATTATCGAAAACGGGATCGATATTCCCAACGTCAATACCATCATCATAGACAGAGCCGACATGTATGGGATCAGTCAGCTATACCAGCTGAGGGGAAGGGTCGGGCGTTCGGACCGCAGTTCCTACGCCTATCTTTTCTACCCGGAACAGCGCGCCCTCTCCGAGATTGCCATGAAGCGTCTGCAGATCATCAGCGATTATACCGAGCTGGGATCGGGCTTCAAGATTGCCATGAAGGATATGGAAGTCCGTGGCGCCGGTAATCTTCTCGGCCGCCAGCAGCATGGCGAGATTCTTTCGGTCGGCTTCGATATGTATCTTCGTATCCTTGATGAGGCCGTGGCCGAAATGAGCAGAGGCGACGGCGAAGAAATTTCTGTCGAGGTCTATCTTGAGCTCGATTATTCCGGTTATATTCCCGACTCCTACATCACCGATCCCACCGAAAAGATGGAGGTCTACAAAAAGATCGCCGCCATCCAGGTTGATGAAGATCTGCAGATGGTAGTTGCGGAGTTGCATGACCGCTTTGGGCCCATACCTGATGAGGTACTGAGCCTTCTTGCCATCAGTGAGATCAGAATTTTCTGCAAACGTATGTCCATTGTTTCTCTCAAAGAACGGCGCGGACATGTTGAGATAGAGTTCGGAAGGGTTTCGAAGATATCGGCCCAAAAGGTTGTCAGGATGATAGCCGAGAGCAAGGGTGCCGTACGGATCGACCCGAAGCGGCCCAATATCTTACATATGGATACAACAGCAATCGGCCTGAAAGAGAAATCGGAATTTATTAGAGAAAAGCTCCAGGCTTTAGTATAA
- the ptsP gene encoding phosphoenolpyruvate--protein phosphotransferase: MKKKTFDLICSVGELTGIFHKKTNINGLLHIVVKLVAKHMETEACSIFLLDNTSGNLVLRASVGLNPDMIGILSLAPGEGITGTSLKESRAINVPRGSKDPHFKYIEGIFEESYESFLAVPILHSKHRLGVIVLEDSRPDYYTERDQRALGTIASQLAAFLENAKLLLELRNQKNRGPEEAEDEKNDGRLPLKDFYRGEAASGGIALGRAVLVSGSGGDLLLSAGHEEYRQGESAFEEALEKTKRQLELLQQHMEDALSEVGSLIFGSHLLMLSDEDFSGSMRKSIREGMAPQQAVVKVVNEYVLLFINSRNQNIQEKVHDVKDLGHRLLKNLLVNETEDGDYSGQIVIAQNLLPSELVKLGVQNTEGFVLFGAGMTSHISILSRSLEVPVILLGDKNFFQYVENRLLILDAYQGTIMVDPAEEVIDRYLETDRRETDRRSEDYAEPFEPIALPNGRNVELLANINILSDVHSAKRSGARGVGLYRSEFLYLIRNSFPTEEEQVVIYEKLLNQIDNVVFRTFDLGGDKILRSASSSNEKNPFMGLRSLRYAMKNRDLFKIQLRSILRAGKGKTIKILFPLVAGPDDFLEAREVVYEAAGALEAEGIEHNANPQIGAMIELPSAALLVEEIAEHADFLSVGTNDLVQYVLGVDRTNQQIAHLYDQQHPAVLRLLRMVAEGAERKRCPISVCGNSATDPQMLHFFIKSGIYSFSVDPRSFSDVRAVLQKIADEMIE; the protein is encoded by the coding sequence ATGAAAAAGAAGACCTTTGATCTTATTTGCAGCGTCGGAGAGCTGACCGGCATTTTCCATAAAAAGACGAACATAAATGGTTTACTGCATATTGTGGTAAAGTTGGTTGCCAAACATATGGAGACCGAAGCGTGTTCAATTTTTCTCCTTGACAATACATCGGGGAATCTGGTCCTCCGTGCTTCGGTAGGTCTCAATCCCGATATGATCGGTATCCTTTCCCTTGCTCCGGGAGAAGGTATTACCGGCACGAGCCTCAAGGAATCCCGTGCCATTAATGTTCCCAGGGGCTCAAAGGACCCCCATTTTAAATATATCGAAGGTATTTTTGAAGAGAGCTACGAGAGCTTTCTCGCCGTTCCGATTCTCCATTCCAAGCATCGTCTCGGCGTTATTGTCCTTGAAGATAGTAGACCCGACTATTATACGGAAAGAGATCAGCGAGCCCTTGGAACGATTGCAAGTCAGCTTGCCGCGTTTTTGGAAAACGCAAAACTTCTGCTTGAGCTTCGGAATCAGAAAAACAGAGGCCCGGAAGAGGCAGAGGATGAAAAAAACGATGGCCGGCTTCCCCTGAAGGATTTTTATCGGGGCGAGGCCGCTTCCGGCGGGATTGCCCTGGGGCGGGCCGTGCTGGTCAGCGGCAGCGGGGGAGACCTCCTTTTGAGCGCCGGCCATGAAGAATACCGACAGGGAGAGTCAGCCTTTGAAGAGGCTCTGGAAAAAACAAAACGCCAGCTGGAGCTCTTGCAGCAGCATATGGAAGATGCGCTGTCGGAGGTCGGTTCCCTCATTTTTGGAAGCCATCTTCTCATGCTCAGCGATGAGGATTTTTCCGGTTCAATGCGTAAGAGTATACGGGAGGGAATGGCGCCGCAGCAGGCCGTTGTTAAGGTTGTCAACGAGTATGTACTGCTCTTCATCAACAGTAGAAATCAGAACATCCAGGAAAAGGTTCATGATGTAAAAGACCTCGGCCACCGGCTTCTGAAAAATCTTCTGGTTAATGAGACCGAAGATGGTGATTATTCGGGGCAGATTGTGATTGCTCAGAACCTCCTGCCTTCCGAGCTGGTGAAATTGGGGGTTCAGAATACCGAAGGATTTGTGCTCTTTGGGGCGGGAATGACGAGCCACATCTCGATTCTCTCCCGTTCTCTTGAGGTTCCTGTTATTCTTTTAGGCGATAAAAATTTCTTCCAGTATGTGGAAAATCGACTCCTTATCCTCGATGCCTATCAGGGAACGATCATGGTCGACCCCGCCGAAGAGGTTATTGATCGCTATCTTGAAACCGATCGCCGTGAAACCGACAGACGAAGTGAGGATTATGCGGAACCCTTTGAGCCCATTGCCTTGCCGAACGGTAGGAATGTGGAACTTCTTGCGAATATCAACATTCTCAGTGATGTCCATTCCGCCAAAAGGTCGGGGGCCAGGGGGGTCGGGCTCTATCGAAGTGAGTTTCTCTATCTGATCCGTAACAGTTTCCCTACGGAAGAAGAACAGGTCGTTATTTATGAGAAATTATTGAACCAGATCGATAATGTGGTGTTTCGTACCTTTGATCTGGGAGGCGATAAGATTCTGCGGTCGGCCTCCTCCTCAAATGAGAAAAATCCTTTTATGGGGTTGCGGTCGCTTCGCTACGCAATGAAGAATCGGGACTTGTTCAAGATACAACTGCGGTCGATTCTCCGTGCGGGAAAGGGGAAAACGATTAAGATTCTTTTCCCGCTGGTGGCCGGCCCCGATGATTTTCTTGAGGCCCGGGAGGTGGTATACGAGGCGGCCGGAGCGCTGGAGGCCGAGGGGATCGAGCATAATGCCAATCCCCAGATCGGTGCGATGATCGAGTTGCCTTCCGCAGCTTTGCTTGTTGAAGAGATAGCCGAACATGCCGATTTTCTCTCTGTGGGAACCAACGATCTGGTTCAGTATGTCCTTGGGGTGGATCGAACGAACCAGCAGATCGCCCACCTCTATGATCAGCAACATCCCGCCGTTCTTAGATTGCTGAGGATGGTTGCCGAAGGGGCGGAGCGAAAGAGGTGTCCTATTAGTGTCTGCGGTAACAGTGCTACCGATCCCCAGATGTTGCATTTTTTCATTAAGTCAGGTATCTATTCCTTTAGTGTTGATCCTCGGTCCTTTTCCGACGTGCGCGCCGTGCTTCAGAAAATTGCCGATGAAATGATCGAATAA
- the trmB gene encoding tRNA (guanosine(46)-N7)-methyltransferase TrmB, which produces MEEPERRIRSYSRRSGRLSSSQERALAELLPRYGGTLSVERPLPLSQWFPEDGRIVLEIGFGMGEATVEIAEKFPNHFFLGVEVHKPGIGRLLNEIDRRGIKNIRVVQGDADILIRTMLPKLFLSGVHIFFSDPWPKKRHHKRRLIQAPFLRSLLPVLKPEGYIYMVTDWEDYAQWILAESEKVPELENPYKGYASSIPWRPETRFEKKGRDKMHLIREIWLQKR; this is translated from the coding sequence GTGGAAGAACCGGAAAGAAGAATCAGAAGCTACAGCAGAAGAAGCGGCAGACTCAGCTCTTCGCAGGAGCGGGCTCTTGCCGAGCTATTGCCTCGTTATGGGGGCACCCTTTCAGTAGAAAGGCCGCTGCCCTTGTCGCAATGGTTTCCCGAAGATGGCCGAATCGTTTTGGAGATCGGCTTTGGTATGGGGGAAGCCACCGTCGAGATCGCCGAGAAGTTTCCCAATCATTTCTTCCTTGGTGTGGAGGTCCACAAGCCTGGAATCGGACGCCTTCTGAATGAGATTGATCGGCGAGGGATAAAGAACATCAGGGTCGTTCAAGGAGATGCGGATATTCTGATCCGTACAATGCTCCCAAAGCTTTTCCTTTCGGGGGTCCATATCTTTTTTTCTGATCCATGGCCGAAAAAACGGCACCATAAGCGTCGCTTGATTCAAGCCCCCTTCCTGCGATCGCTGCTGCCCGTACTGAAGCCTGAGGGGTATATCTATATGGTAACGGATTGGGAAGATTATGCGCAGTGGATCCTCGCCGAGTCGGAAAAGGTGCCGGAATTGGAAAATCCATACAAAGGCTATGCGTCTTCTATCCCCTGGAGACCGGAAACTCGTTTCGAAAAAAAGGGTCGCGATAAGATGCACTTGATCCGGGAAATCTGGCTTCAAAAGCGATAG